A stretch of the Methylacidiphilum caldifontis genome encodes the following:
- a CDS encoding PUR family DNA/RNA-binding protein translates to MDGEQKNIKSEKITVERKNFFFDLKENGRGRFLRITEDVRGRRDAIIIPAPGLEEFRKALDAMIEACKDSSNATI, encoded by the coding sequence ATGGATGGCGAGCAAAAAAACATTAAGAGTGAAAAGATTACTGTAGAAAGAAAGAACTTCTTCTTTGATCTTAAAGAGAATGGAAGGGGTAGGTTTCTTCGTATTACTGAAGATGTGCGAGGAAGAAGGGATGCAATTATTATTCCTGCCCCCGGGTTGGAAGAATTCAGAAAAGCGCTCGATGCCATGATCGAGGCGTGCAAAGATTCCTCCAATGCAACAATCTGA